From the genome of Miscanthus floridulus cultivar M001 chromosome 10, ASM1932011v1, whole genome shotgun sequence, one region includes:
- the LOC136486869 gene encoding auxin response factor 23-like isoform X1 — protein sequence MTSSAAAAAQAAGGGGGGGEGEAGAIAAARGGGGGGGGTEDGMYTELWNLCAGPLVTVPRVGDKVYYFPQGHIEQVEASTNQVAEQHMQLYNLPWKILCEVMNVELKAELDNDEVYAQLTLLPESKQPEENGSSEEEMPDAPPAALARPRVHSFCKTLTASDTSTHGGFSVLRRHADECLPPLDMSRQPPTQELVAKDLHGVEWRFRHIFRGQPRRHLLQSGWSVFVSAKRLVTGDAFIFLRGDNGELRVGVRRAMRQQANVPSSVISSHSMHLGVLATAWHAVNTGTMFTVYYKPRTSPAEFVVPCDRYMESLKRNYPIGMRFKMRFEGEEAPEQRFTGTIVGNVDPEQAGWAESKWRYLKVRWDEASSIPRPERVSPWQIEPAVSPPPVNPLPVHRPKRPRSNAVASLPESSAPTKEAAPKVTLETQQHALQRSLQTQDNVAPKSGFGDNSELDAAHKSGLRPSGFDLEKSTIGMQRKLGSDSWMHMNRPEGYNEMLSGYQQPNREVQNPQGFCSLTDQIAAGRPNFWHTVNAHYQDQQGNHNLFPGSWSMMPSSTGFGLNKKSYPMIQEVGGFSQSSTNTKFGNGVYAALPSHGIDQYSSGWFGHMMPGARMDDAQPRVIKPQPLVLAHGEAQKMKGNSCKLFGIHLDSPAKSEPLKSPPSVAYDGMPQTPAAAEWQMVDAIEADKCSDPLKTPKQLDATQVDPIAEKCPQVSRGTQCKSQGGSTRSCKKVHKQGIALGRSVDLTKFNGYTELIAELDEMFDFNGELKGSNKEWMVVYTDSEGDMMLVGDDPWNEFCNIVHKIFIYTREEVQRMNPGTLNSRSEDSLANSMERGSAARETPGSLSASSLNSENC from the exons GTGGAGGCATCGACCAACCAGGTGGCTGAGCAGCACATGCAACTCTACAATCTCCCATGGAAGATCCTGTGTGAGGTTATGAATGTTGAATTGAAG GCTGAGCTGGACAATGATGAGGTTTATGCCCAGCTCACTCTGCTACCTGAATCGAAG CAGCCAGAGGAGAATGGCTCTAGTGAGGAGGAGATGCCTGATGCACCTCCTGCTGCACTTGCAAGGCCACGTGTGCACTCCTTCTGCAAGACATTGACAGCCTCTGACACCAGCACACATGGTGGTTTCTCGGTGCTGCGACGCCATGCAGATGAATGCCTTCCACCGCTG GATATGAGCCGTCAACCTCCAACACAAGAGCTTGTGGCCAAGGATCTGCATGGTGTGGAATGGCGCTTTCGCCACATATTCAGAG GACAACCACGAAGGCATCTTTTGCAGAGTGGTTGGAGTGTTTTTGTTAGTGCCAAGCGTCTTGTCACTGGGGATGCCTTCATCTTTCTAAG AGGTGACAATGGGGAGCTGCGTGTAGGAGTCAGGCGTGCCATGAGGCAGCAAGCAAATGTTCCGTCTTCAGTAATATCAAGCCACAGCATGCATCTTGGTGTTCTTGCTACAGCATGGCATGCTGTTAACACTGGGACCATGTTCACTGTGTACTACAAACCTAG GACAAGTCCAGCTGAGTTTGTTGTCCCCTGTGATCGCTATATGGAATCACTGAAACGAAATTACCCTATAGGGATGAGATTTAAAATGAGGTTTGAAGGTGAAGAGGCTCCAGAGCAAAG GTTCACTGGGACGATTGTCGGAAATGTGGATCCTGAACAAGCTGGATGGGCTGAATCTAAATGGCGTTACCTCAAG GTGAGGTGGGATGAAGCTTCCTCCATTCCACGTCCTGAAAGGGTTTCTCCCTGGCAAATAGAACCTGCAGTCAGCCCTCCCCCTGTCAATCCGCTTCCAGTGCACAGACCCAAGAGGCCTCGCTCTAATGCTGTAGCTTCTCTGCCTGAGTCTTCAGCTCCAACAAAAGAAG CTGCTCCGAAGGTCACATTAGAGACTCAACAACATGCCCTGCAAAGGTCCTTGCAGACCCAGGATAATGTGGCCCCGAAAAGTGGTTTTGGTGATAACAGTGAGTTGGACGCTGCTCATAAGTCAGGCCTGCGACCATCAGGGTTTGATTTGGAGAAGAGCACCATTGGCATGCAGAGGAAGCTGGGTTCAGATAGTTGGATGCATATGAACAGACCTGAGGGTTACAATGAAATGTTATCTGGATATCAACAACCTAATAGAGAAGTACAGAATCCGCAGGGTTTCTGTTCTTTAACTGATCAGATTGCTGCCGGTCGTCCTAATTTCTGGCACACCGTAAATGCTCATTATCAAGACCAGCAAGGCAATCACAATCTGTTCCCTGGTTCATGGTCCATGATGCCTTCAAGTACTGGCTTTGGGTTGAACAAAAAGAGCTATCCAATGATACAGGAAGTTGGTGGGTTTTCTCAGAGTTCTACAAATACCAAGTTTGGGAATGGAGTTTATGCTGCACTACCTAGCCATGGCATTGATCAATACTCATCTGGATGGTTTGGGCACATGATGCCTGGTGCTCGCATGGACGATGCGCAGCCACGCGTGATTAAGCCTCAACCTTTGGTCCTTGCTCATGGTGAAGCTCAGAAAATGAAAGGCAATTCATGCAAGCTTTTTGGAATTCACCTTGACAGCCCAGCCAAATCTGAACCTTTGAAGTCTCCACCAAGTGTTGCTTATGACGGGATGCCACAAACTCCAGCAGCAGCTGAATGGCAGATGGTTGACGCAATTGAAGCAGACAAATGTTCTGACCCACTTAAGACGCCAAAGCAACTTGATGCTACACAGGTAGATCCTATTGCAGAGAAATGTCCACAAGTTTCAAGAGGCACACAGTGCAAGTCACAAGGTGGATCAACTAGGAGCTGCAAGAAG GTCCACAAGCAAGGAATCGCGCTTGGCAGGTCTGTGGATCTTACAAAGTTCAATGGCTACACGGAATTGATTGCTGAGCTGGATGAGATGTTTGACTTCAATGGTGAGCTGAAAGGTTCTAACAAGGAATGGATGGTTGTGTacaccgacagtgaaggtgataTGATGCTGGTTGGGGATGATCCCTGGAA TGAGTTCTGCAACATAGTCCACAAGATCTTCATCTACACAAGGGAGGAGGTCCAGCGGATGAATCCGGGCACCCTGAACTCAAGGTCGGAGGACAGCCTTGCTAATTCCATGGAAAGGGGCTCTGCTGCTAGGGAGACACCTGGCAGCCTATCCGCCTCGTCCCTTAACTCCGAGAACTGCTAA
- the LOC136486869 gene encoding auxin response factor 23-like isoform X2, whose protein sequence is MTSSAAAAAQAAGGGGGGGEGEAGAIAAARGGGGGGGGTEDGMYTELWNLCAGPLVTVPRVGDKVYYFPQGHIEQVEASTNQVAEQHMQLYNLPWKILCEVMNVELKAELDNDEVYAQLTLLPESKPEENGSSEEEMPDAPPAALARPRVHSFCKTLTASDTSTHGGFSVLRRHADECLPPLDMSRQPPTQELVAKDLHGVEWRFRHIFRGQPRRHLLQSGWSVFVSAKRLVTGDAFIFLRGDNGELRVGVRRAMRQQANVPSSVISSHSMHLGVLATAWHAVNTGTMFTVYYKPRTSPAEFVVPCDRYMESLKRNYPIGMRFKMRFEGEEAPEQRFTGTIVGNVDPEQAGWAESKWRYLKVRWDEASSIPRPERVSPWQIEPAVSPPPVNPLPVHRPKRPRSNAVASLPESSAPTKEAAPKVTLETQQHALQRSLQTQDNVAPKSGFGDNSELDAAHKSGLRPSGFDLEKSTIGMQRKLGSDSWMHMNRPEGYNEMLSGYQQPNREVQNPQGFCSLTDQIAAGRPNFWHTVNAHYQDQQGNHNLFPGSWSMMPSSTGFGLNKKSYPMIQEVGGFSQSSTNTKFGNGVYAALPSHGIDQYSSGWFGHMMPGARMDDAQPRVIKPQPLVLAHGEAQKMKGNSCKLFGIHLDSPAKSEPLKSPPSVAYDGMPQTPAAAEWQMVDAIEADKCSDPLKTPKQLDATQVDPIAEKCPQVSRGTQCKSQGGSTRSCKKVHKQGIALGRSVDLTKFNGYTELIAELDEMFDFNGELKGSNKEWMVVYTDSEGDMMLVGDDPWNEFCNIVHKIFIYTREEVQRMNPGTLNSRSEDSLANSMERGSAARETPGSLSASSLNSENC, encoded by the exons GTGGAGGCATCGACCAACCAGGTGGCTGAGCAGCACATGCAACTCTACAATCTCCCATGGAAGATCCTGTGTGAGGTTATGAATGTTGAATTGAAG GCTGAGCTGGACAATGATGAGGTTTATGCCCAGCTCACTCTGCTACCTGAATCGAAG CCAGAGGAGAATGGCTCTAGTGAGGAGGAGATGCCTGATGCACCTCCTGCTGCACTTGCAAGGCCACGTGTGCACTCCTTCTGCAAGACATTGACAGCCTCTGACACCAGCACACATGGTGGTTTCTCGGTGCTGCGACGCCATGCAGATGAATGCCTTCCACCGCTG GATATGAGCCGTCAACCTCCAACACAAGAGCTTGTGGCCAAGGATCTGCATGGTGTGGAATGGCGCTTTCGCCACATATTCAGAG GACAACCACGAAGGCATCTTTTGCAGAGTGGTTGGAGTGTTTTTGTTAGTGCCAAGCGTCTTGTCACTGGGGATGCCTTCATCTTTCTAAG AGGTGACAATGGGGAGCTGCGTGTAGGAGTCAGGCGTGCCATGAGGCAGCAAGCAAATGTTCCGTCTTCAGTAATATCAAGCCACAGCATGCATCTTGGTGTTCTTGCTACAGCATGGCATGCTGTTAACACTGGGACCATGTTCACTGTGTACTACAAACCTAG GACAAGTCCAGCTGAGTTTGTTGTCCCCTGTGATCGCTATATGGAATCACTGAAACGAAATTACCCTATAGGGATGAGATTTAAAATGAGGTTTGAAGGTGAAGAGGCTCCAGAGCAAAG GTTCACTGGGACGATTGTCGGAAATGTGGATCCTGAACAAGCTGGATGGGCTGAATCTAAATGGCGTTACCTCAAG GTGAGGTGGGATGAAGCTTCCTCCATTCCACGTCCTGAAAGGGTTTCTCCCTGGCAAATAGAACCTGCAGTCAGCCCTCCCCCTGTCAATCCGCTTCCAGTGCACAGACCCAAGAGGCCTCGCTCTAATGCTGTAGCTTCTCTGCCTGAGTCTTCAGCTCCAACAAAAGAAG CTGCTCCGAAGGTCACATTAGAGACTCAACAACATGCCCTGCAAAGGTCCTTGCAGACCCAGGATAATGTGGCCCCGAAAAGTGGTTTTGGTGATAACAGTGAGTTGGACGCTGCTCATAAGTCAGGCCTGCGACCATCAGGGTTTGATTTGGAGAAGAGCACCATTGGCATGCAGAGGAAGCTGGGTTCAGATAGTTGGATGCATATGAACAGACCTGAGGGTTACAATGAAATGTTATCTGGATATCAACAACCTAATAGAGAAGTACAGAATCCGCAGGGTTTCTGTTCTTTAACTGATCAGATTGCTGCCGGTCGTCCTAATTTCTGGCACACCGTAAATGCTCATTATCAAGACCAGCAAGGCAATCACAATCTGTTCCCTGGTTCATGGTCCATGATGCCTTCAAGTACTGGCTTTGGGTTGAACAAAAAGAGCTATCCAATGATACAGGAAGTTGGTGGGTTTTCTCAGAGTTCTACAAATACCAAGTTTGGGAATGGAGTTTATGCTGCACTACCTAGCCATGGCATTGATCAATACTCATCTGGATGGTTTGGGCACATGATGCCTGGTGCTCGCATGGACGATGCGCAGCCACGCGTGATTAAGCCTCAACCTTTGGTCCTTGCTCATGGTGAAGCTCAGAAAATGAAAGGCAATTCATGCAAGCTTTTTGGAATTCACCTTGACAGCCCAGCCAAATCTGAACCTTTGAAGTCTCCACCAAGTGTTGCTTATGACGGGATGCCACAAACTCCAGCAGCAGCTGAATGGCAGATGGTTGACGCAATTGAAGCAGACAAATGTTCTGACCCACTTAAGACGCCAAAGCAACTTGATGCTACACAGGTAGATCCTATTGCAGAGAAATGTCCACAAGTTTCAAGAGGCACACAGTGCAAGTCACAAGGTGGATCAACTAGGAGCTGCAAGAAG GTCCACAAGCAAGGAATCGCGCTTGGCAGGTCTGTGGATCTTACAAAGTTCAATGGCTACACGGAATTGATTGCTGAGCTGGATGAGATGTTTGACTTCAATGGTGAGCTGAAAGGTTCTAACAAGGAATGGATGGTTGTGTacaccgacagtgaaggtgataTGATGCTGGTTGGGGATGATCCCTGGAA TGAGTTCTGCAACATAGTCCACAAGATCTTCATCTACACAAGGGAGGAGGTCCAGCGGATGAATCCGGGCACCCTGAACTCAAGGTCGGAGGACAGCCTTGCTAATTCCATGGAAAGGGGCTCTGCTGCTAGGGAGACACCTGGCAGCCTATCCGCCTCGTCCCTTAACTCCGAGAACTGCTAA